One window from the genome of Spirosoma rhododendri encodes:
- a CDS encoding Gfo/Idh/MocA family protein yields MGASHALAYQLIDGFTICGIVSTGNSKVVLNERLGGGYPLFSDYATALAETKPDAVCISTYPDTHESFAIMALEAGCHVFIEKPLADTVEGSQRVIAAAQKADRKLVVGYILRHHPSWEKFVEVAREMGKPLVMRMNLNQQSHGQMWTVHRNLMKSLSPIVDCGVHYIDVMCQMTRSKPVQVNAIGARLTDDIPAGNYNYGQLQIRFEDGSVGWYEAGWGPMMSETAFFVKDVIGPKGCVSIVAKNAGGTGKSDNVDSHTKTESLRVHYADIDAEDHFTRPDEWIDMQDEPDHQELCNREQRYFLHAIRDNIDLTDHMQDAVNSLRIAFACDESVRTGQPVML; encoded by the coding sequence ATGGGCGCATCGCACGCACTGGCGTATCAACTCATCGACGGCTTCACAATCTGCGGTATCGTCTCGACCGGCAACAGTAAGGTCGTGCTGAACGAGCGGCTGGGTGGTGGCTACCCCCTTTTCAGCGATTACGCAACGGCCCTCGCCGAAACCAAACCCGACGCCGTCTGCATCTCGACCTACCCCGATACGCATGAGTCGTTCGCGATTATGGCGCTGGAAGCGGGTTGCCACGTATTCATCGAAAAACCACTGGCCGACACCGTTGAAGGTTCGCAGCGCGTCATAGCTGCCGCCCAGAAAGCCGATCGCAAACTGGTCGTGGGCTATATTCTGCGGCATCACCCGTCGTGGGAGAAATTCGTGGAAGTTGCCCGCGAGATGGGCAAGCCGCTGGTGATGCGAATGAACCTCAACCAGCAGAGCCACGGGCAGATGTGGACGGTACACCGCAACCTGATGAAAAGCCTCAGCCCGATTGTTGACTGCGGGGTGCATTACATCGATGTGATGTGCCAGATGACGCGCTCAAAACCGGTGCAGGTCAACGCCATCGGTGCGCGCCTGACCGACGATATTCCGGCTGGCAACTATAACTACGGTCAGTTACAGATTCGCTTTGAAGACGGCTCCGTCGGTTGGTACGAAGCGGGCTGGGGGCCGATGATGAGCGAAACGGCGTTCTTCGTGAAAGACGTGATCGGACCCAAGGGCTGCGTCTCGATTGTGGCCAAGAACGCGGGCGGCACTGGTAAATCCGACAACGTCGATTCGCACACCAAGACGGAATCGCTGCGGGTTCACTACGCCGATATCGACGCGGAGGACCATTTCACCCGCCCCGACGAGTGGATCGATATGCAGGACGAACCCGACCACCAGGAACTTTGCAACCGCGAACAACGCTATTTCCTGCACGCCATCCGCGACAACATCGACCTGACCGATCACATGCAGGACGCCGTCAACAGCCTGCGTATTGCCTTCGCCTGCGACGAATCCGTCCGCACCGGCCAGCCGGTGATGTTGTAG
- a CDS encoding antitoxin YezG family protein, which yields MTPDDIYNILTDAISTNIPDEWTIARVNVQMLDNGQDIEFDGFYLTPSGDAEVLVTEFPADVTDAIQTLYRLRLEAGQPQANRLQIDLTPQGNFTTDFSWDQEMQDEDEHFTRGGTVAEWQAIREERYGKPASD from the coding sequence ATGACACCCGACGATATTTATAACATCCTGACCGACGCCATTAGCACAAACATTCCGGACGAATGGACGATTGCACGGGTCAACGTGCAGATGCTCGATAATGGGCAGGATATTGAGTTCGATGGCTTTTACCTCACCCCATCAGGCGACGCCGAAGTACTGGTCACCGAATTTCCGGCCGACGTGACCGACGCGATACAGACGTTGTACCGGCTACGGCTGGAAGCTGGTCAGCCACAGGCTAACCGCCTGCAAATCGACCTGACGCCACAGGGCAATTTTACGACCGACTTCAGCTGGGATCAGGAGATGCAGGACGAAGACGAGCATTTCACCCGGGGTGGTACGGTTGCTGAGTGGCAGGCCATTCGGGAGGAACGCTACGGCAAACCCGCATCAGACTAG
- a CDS encoding DEAD/DEAH box helicase — protein MTFADLNLNKPLLNALGDLGYTTPTPIQEQVFSVVMSGRDVCGIAQTGTGKTLAYLLPCLRQYQFSKDHATQILILVPTRELVVQVVDAIKQLTTYMNLAVVGVYGGVNLRPQQAEVQQGADVLVATPGRLVDLLVSKTVKLKSLKKLVIDEVDEMLTLGFQAQLTTILDLLPKRQNLLFSATLTDDVNKLLDTYFANPVRIEAAPVGSTAETITQAVYEVPNFYTKINLLDLLLRRHAEMNKVLVFAESKAMADLLFDQLSPRFPDQVDFIHANKAQNKRFDAVERFRSGEIRMLITTDLLARGLDIDDISHVVNFDLPEEPESYVHRVGRTGRANRSGVAISFATPADAELRAAIETLINQPIPNAELPDNLVISAELLPSEQTQVRMKIIDLSAPRPDDAGSAFQEKIAKNQKVNVRRDIAAEKWLKYGRPIKRSGKK, from the coding sequence ATGACATTTGCCGATCTGAATCTGAACAAACCTCTGCTAAACGCCCTCGGCGATCTGGGTTATACGACCCCAACGCCCATTCAGGAGCAGGTCTTTTCGGTCGTCATGTCGGGGCGCGACGTATGCGGCATTGCCCAGACGGGTACCGGTAAAACGTTGGCGTACCTTCTGCCCTGCTTACGGCAGTATCAGTTTTCGAAGGACCACGCCACGCAGATTCTGATTCTGGTACCGACGCGCGAACTGGTGGTGCAGGTTGTCGACGCGATCAAACAACTGACGACGTACATGAATCTGGCAGTCGTTGGTGTGTATGGCGGGGTCAACCTGCGGCCGCAGCAGGCCGAGGTGCAGCAGGGGGCCGACGTACTGGTCGCTACACCCGGCCGACTGGTCGATCTGCTGGTCAGCAAGACCGTTAAGCTTAAATCGCTTAAAAAGCTGGTGATCGACGAGGTGGACGAAATGCTGACGCTGGGTTTTCAGGCGCAGCTGACGACCATTCTCGATCTACTACCGAAGCGGCAGAACCTGCTGTTTTCGGCCACCCTGACCGACGACGTCAACAAGTTGCTCGACACGTATTTTGCCAATCCGGTTCGCATCGAAGCGGCTCCGGTTGGGTCGACGGCGGAAACGATCACGCAGGCCGTTTACGAAGTGCCGAATTTCTATACGAAGATCAACTTACTCGATCTGCTGCTGCGCCGACACGCCGAGATGAACAAGGTGCTGGTATTCGCGGAAAGCAAAGCCATGGCCGATCTGCTGTTCGATCAGCTGTCGCCCCGCTTCCCCGATCAGGTCGATTTTATCCACGCCAACAAAGCCCAGAACAAGCGGTTCGACGCCGTTGAGCGCTTCCGTTCCGGCGAAATCCGTATGCTGATCACTACGGATTTGCTGGCCCGCGGCCTGGACATCGACGACATCTCGCACGTGGTGAATTTCGACCTGCCCGAGGAACCGGAAAGCTACGTGCACCGCGTCGGCCGGACGGGTCGCGCCAACCGTAGCGGGGTGGCCATTTCGTTCGCTACCCCCGCCGATGCGGAGCTGCGCGCTGCCATTGAAACGCTCATCAACCAGCCCATCCCCAACGCTGAACTACCCGACAATCTGGTCATCAGCGCAGAGTTACTACCCAGCGAACAAACACAAGTTCGCATGAAGATCATCGACCTGTCGGCACCCCGCCCCGACGATGCAGGGTCGGCGTTTCAGGAAAAGATTGCCAAAAACCAGAAGGTCAACGTCCGGCGCGACATTGCCGCCGAGAAGTGGCTCAAATACGGTCGCCCGATCAAGCGCAGCGGGAAGAAGTAG